Proteins co-encoded in one Rhopalosiphum maidis isolate BTI-1 chromosome 2, ASM367621v3, whole genome shotgun sequence genomic window:
- the LOC113552988 gene encoding protein GVQW3-like isoform X2, with product MSENTEQRVCIKFCHKLGKTATETYQMLLLAYGDETMSRARVFEWFKRFKEGRTTVESDEREGRPSTSRNEEMIQKIRTAIRDMRRVAAKFVPKLLSGEQKENRKQIATDLLECSESDDFFLKSIITGDETWVYGYDPETKVQSSQWKTPDSPRPKKLVKFGVK from the exons ATGAGCGAAAATACAGAACAACGAGTGTGCATTAAATTTTGCCATAAACTGGGAAAAACGGCTACTGAAACCTACCAAATGTTATTGTTAGCTTATGGAGATGAAACCATGTCCCGTGCTCGCGTTTTTGAATggtttaaacgatttaaagaGGGTAGAACAACTGTTGAAAGTGATGAACGTGAAGGACGCCCATCAACAAGCCGCAATGAGgaaatgatacaaaaaatacgaACAGCAATACGAG ACATGAGAAGAGTTGCAGCCAAATTTGTACCAAAACTGCTCTCAGGTGAGCAAAAAGAAAATCGAAAACAGATCGCCACTGATTTGCTAGAGTGTTCCGAatctgatgatttttttttaaaatcaattataactgGTGACGAGACTTGGGTATATGGCTACGATCCAGAAACAAAGGTACAATCTTCGCAGTGGAAGACACCTGATTCACCACGACCAAAAAAGCTCGTCAAGTTCGGAGTCAAGTGA
- the LOC113552988 gene encoding protein GVQW3-like isoform X1: MSENTEQRVCIKFCHKLGKTATETYQMLLLAYGDETMSRARVFEWFKRFKEGRTTVESDEREGRPSTSRNEEMIQKIRTAIRVQTILTTDLDMRRVAAKFVPKLLSGEQKENRKQIATDLLECSESDDFFLKSIITGDETWVYGYDPETKVQSSQWKTPDSPRPKKLVKFGVK, from the exons ATGAGCGAAAATACAGAACAACGAGTGTGCATTAAATTTTGCCATAAACTGGGAAAAACGGCTACTGAAACCTACCAAATGTTATTGTTAGCTTATGGAGATGAAACCATGTCCCGTGCTCGCGTTTTTGAATggtttaaacgatttaaagaGGGTAGAACAACTGTTGAAAGTGATGAACGTGAAGGACGCCCATCAACAAGCCGCAATGAGgaaatgatacaaaaaatacgaACAGCAATACGAG TTCAAACCATATTGACGACTGATTTAGACATGAGAAGAGTTGCAGCCAAATTTGTACCAAAACTGCTCTCAGGTGAGCAAAAAGAAAATCGAAAACAGATCGCCACTGATTTGCTAGAGTGTTCCGAatctgatgatttttttttaaaatcaattataactgGTGACGAGACTTGGGTATATGGCTACGATCCAGAAACAAAGGTACAATCTTCGCAGTGGAAGACACCTGATTCACCACGACCAAAAAAGCTCGTCAAGTTCGGAGTCAAGTGA